From the genome of Blautia pseudococcoides, one region includes:
- the holA gene encoding DNA polymerase III subunit delta produces the protein MKSLQEDIKNQDFKKAYLFCGEEAYLKQQYKHRMKAALLPEDDSMNFSLFEGKKTEPKSVIDLAETMPFFADRRVIMLEDTGFFKSQCTDLPEYMAELPDYLCMIFVEDEVDKRSRMYKAVKKYGRVVEFAKQDSQTLIRWVLNMMKREGKKITQGDMELFLTKTGTDMGNIEKELEKLLCYTMGRDVITAGDIEAVCTTQITNHIFDMIKAVTEKRQKRALDLYYDLLSLKEPPMRILFLLARQFNLIMQVKELSKEGYDQSAIAKRTGLQPFVVRNYAGYANRYSTEDLRATVEECVQTEAKVKTGYMNDVMSVELLLVKFSS, from the coding sequence ATGAAAAGTTTACAGGAAGACATAAAAAACCAGGATTTCAAAAAGGCCTATCTTTTCTGCGGGGAGGAGGCCTATCTGAAACAGCAGTATAAACATAGAATGAAGGCAGCCCTGCTGCCGGAAGATGACAGCATGAATTTTTCCCTGTTTGAGGGAAAAAAGACAGAGCCTAAAAGCGTGATTGACCTGGCGGAGACCATGCCTTTTTTTGCTGACCGCAGAGTGATCATGCTGGAAGACACGGGATTTTTCAAAAGCCAGTGTACGGATCTGCCGGAGTATATGGCGGAACTGCCGGATTACCTCTGCATGATTTTTGTGGAGGATGAAGTGGATAAGCGCAGCCGGATGTACAAAGCAGTAAAGAAGTACGGAAGAGTCGTGGAATTTGCAAAACAGGATTCCCAAACCTTGATCCGGTGGGTATTAAATATGATGAAGCGAGAAGGAAAGAAGATAACCCAGGGGGATATGGAACTTTTTCTGACAAAGACAGGGACAGATATGGGAAACATAGAAAAGGAGCTGGAAAAGCTTCTCTGTTATACCATGGGCCGGGATGTCATCACTGCCGGGGACATAGAAGCTGTGTGCACCACACAGATCACCAATCATATTTTTGACATGATCAAAGCCGTGACGGAGAAAAGGCAGAAGAGAGCACTGGATCTGTATTATGACCTGCTGTCCTTAAAAGAGCCGCCCATGAGAATTCTTTTTCTGCTTGCCCGCCAGTTTAATCTGATCATGCAGGTGAAAGAGCTTTCCAAGGAAGGATATGACCAGTCAGCCATTGCCAAGAGAACAGGACTCCAGCCCTTTGTAGTGAGAAATTATGCCGGTTATGCAAACAGGTACAGTACAGAGGATCTGCGGGCCACGGTGGAGGAATGTGTACAGACAGAGGCGAAAGTAAAGACAGGCTATATGAATGACGTGATGAGCGTGGAACTTCTGCTGGTGAAATTCAGCAGCTAG
- the rpsT gene encoding 30S ribosomal protein S20, giving the protein MANIKSAKKRILVNKTKADRNKSIRSAVKTSIKKVEAAVTAKDKEAAAAALLNAISTIDKAASKGVYHKNNAARKVSRLSKAVNAL; this is encoded by the coding sequence TTGGCAAATATTAAATCCGCAAAAAAAAGAATTTTAGTGAACAAAACAAAGGCTGATAGAAATAAATCTATCAGATCAGCAGTGAAAACTTCTATCAAAAAGGTAGAAGCAGCAGTTACAGCAAAAGATAAAGAGGCAGCTGCAGCAGCACTGCTGAATGCTATCTCTACAATCGACAAAGCTGCATCCAAAGGTGTTTACCACAAAAACAATGCAGCAAGAAAAGTTTCCAGATTATCCAAAGCTGTAAACGCACTCTAA